Sequence from the Botrytis cinerea B05.10 chromosome 12, complete sequence genome:
tAATCGACAAATTGGGAAGGATCGTTCTCATCTTGTACGAGCCATCCTCTCCAAAGATAATTGACGCATTTCTGATACCCCGAAGAACCAGTAACACGTAAAGCATGAAGATCCACTGCTCTTTCGATAACATTCGCAGGTGTAGTTTGCTCCCCATCGACCAATACCGAATATCTCTTCAACAATACCTTTTGTAAAAGATactcttgatcttcttccgTTTCGATTCTAGTCAGATGTTAGTCTCTTACTTCCCTGACTCACTTCCCATTCCGAATTGGATTCTAGATCCAAAGCATAGAAGTAATGAAAAACTCACAATTGTTTCGCAATAACTTCGCAAGCCACTGCTCTCACGTTGTGTAAATCCGCATCCCAAAGCTCCAACATAGCTTGCTTCTTGAACCATCTCTTACAAACCAACAATGCATATACTACACAAGCACCGTAGTCCTTTCCTCCTGCCTCCCTTGCGGCTGCAATCACCTTCCTAGTAATAATTTTCGAATGTGCGCATACGATATTTGCTTCCTCGAGTTCGCACGGCACAGATTCTTCAATGAGGTAACGAAGACGAAGCGCAGTTTTAGTAACTTCGAGAGGGGGAATTGCGCTCTGGAACTCATCTTCGCGGTAGGAGGGAAGCACTGAGAATTGTTAGTTGTTGAACTTTGTAAGGTGTAATTTGTGTAAATGCGCATTTCCCTATGCGACTCTAGGGAATGCaagcagaagagaagaagacttACGACGACGAGCTTCATCGCGCCAGAGATGTTGATCTGCGCTGTTTATCAAAGTATCAGTATCAGCATCAGTATCAATTGCGTTATCAAGATAATTGATAGCTCGATCCTCCCAAGCAAGCTATCACGGGTCGCGGGGTCCACAAACCTTCCATCCAAACCGAATAGCTTCCTCCATTGAACCATTTTGAATTCGATGAATTGCAATGGCTCCCGTCTCAATTGGTATTGCGTTTCCGAGAACGACAATGAAATCGACGCCTGAACAGTTTGTCTCGAAAGGAAAACCGACTTATCGCATTGAGGTGTTTACTCCCACGTTGTTGGTTTTTGCTAATTCGCGCTTTGTGCAATGTGCATCCACTTCCAAGGTTTGCTTGCTACCAGGCctatttggatttctttaCTTGGCAGATAGGCCGTGGTGGATAGCACCTGCTCAGTGAGCCGAGCCGGACGAGCTTAGGTTTATGACGTGGTGGTGCTGGCAAAAGAGGGAGTGAAAAGGCATTGCGTTGATGGACAAGACAGGACGACGTGAAGCCACGAACTTGAGAAATGCAGAATGGGAAGATGTGCTTCTGCTTATCGTCGTGGAACGCCTTGGAGAGCGACAGatgttgaaatgattgactgattgactgattgactgactgactgattgTACGACTGGTGAGGATGACATAACCTAGGATCTAgctatcattatcattatcattatcatgtGATGTGAGCTCGTCTGTGGCGCACACATGCAATAGGATAAGCCTCACGAGCCACAGGAGACTCATGAGCCACACGCACGCGGAAAGTCTCATAGCCACGAGGAAAGCACGCGTTCAATGTACCAGGACAACGAGATCAGAGACATTTTGTATTCAACTTCATAATCATTATGATCTTGACGGTGTCGGAATTCTAACCCTCTATATATACCTATATGTAAATAGGCACGAGAAAATCTCGATCTATCAATATTCGACGCCCCTAACCAAAATTAAATGGCCAACCGAACGTGTTCCTGGTATCCAGCCCATCTGTTCTCTGAAGATCCAATTCCCCAAGACGTATTAAAACCCCAAGATGTGACGCCGGCGGGGGTGATTCGCGATCCGCGTTCATGCTCAATATCGTAAGTAGAACCGCGATATCTCACCCTGGtatcatatccatatatCGTACAAAACTTTCGTATACATTTCTTTCCACACTCTCCCTCCTTTTTGAAGCCCCTTTATCAAGTGACTGCGAGCCGAGAGTGTACGAGATTCGATCACAACGGATTGTTATAACGTAATTCCCTATTGAATGTTTCTCTGCGAATTCCTATTCCCTTTCCACCCTAAAATCTGACTCTGTTCCCATTCTCCCGGCGCGGAGTGTCTATTAGCACTCGTCACAGAAACCTTtgtctctttcaaaatatgttTCTGGCTTTCCccatcatctttttcaatatccgAATCTCCCAGTTGAACGAAAGTATCCAAGTTGATATCCGATCTCTTTCCTGTACCGTGCTGGGTTCGCGGTACATTTCCGTTCTTTCCTGAGGTGGGATTGTTGGAATTTCCGGTGGTACTGAGAttgaggaagggaagggacaAGAGAGGTCGAAGGGCAGGGAGAGATCCGGCGAATATTCCCATGGCTTCTTCGATGACGGACCAGAGTCCAATGCGACCGGTACCGAACATGAACTCGGTAGGATCGCTGTAGAGTGATAGGTAGCGGAGTCGAACGATTGTTGCACAGCTTGCACTGAAGATATATTAGTCTCATTCATCCTCCAAGCACCCAAGAAACCAAGAGAACTCACAAAGCAGCCAACCCCAAGATACAAGCCACCGAAATCTTAACTCTACTCTTCATCTGAATGTTCCTCAACAATACCGCCGGCAGGATTGCCAAAGTCCAATCCGTTGCAATTTCCACCGCTGAAAAGAACAAACTAACGTCGCTGTTGAGTTGTAAATTGCACACTCCATTCGATTCCCCCCATAGCGTATTAATCGGATGGCATATATTCGCAATGCCTATGATGAAAATAAGGGCAGAGATAGCAGTCATAACCATAATACCCCAGACGGTATAAACATAGCGACGACGAGTATCGGCGATACGGAGGAGAGTTACTGCAATGCTGCATTTGATAGCTACAGCACCGGTGGCGTAGAAAAATTCCGCAATAAAGAAGAGCTATGGGATTGTCAGTATTGTAGAGCCTTGATACAGAATCTTCAGCAAGAATATTAAATGGTAAATACCTTGGTCCCCCTCGCAATATCATGCGCACTCAATTCCTTGGCCTTTTGACCACTCCCATAAAAGCTGCACACAATACACAGACTACTCGTGACAGTAAACAGCAACTACTCACCCAATACCACATTAGCATTAAGTCCTCTCCCCAAGCACACCCTTTGCCGAAGTCCAAAAAAGGGAACACAACAAAAACATACCAAACCAATCGCCATAACAATATCATCTATACCCCAAATCTTCCTCCACAACCTCACACCCGCGCGCATCGCAAAAGTGATCCAGCACAACGCCAGCAACAGAACCGAGGTCCAAAACAATGCGACTCCATCCCCTGCGATCTTCGACATCTTTGCGGTTCGGCTTTCGTCACACTACACTCGATCGTTCTGTCGCCGGCCAACTGATCTCAAGATCAGTTTCAATGATCACACCGGACACGCCAACAAAGTAGGCAGGTAGGACGTGAGATAAGATAAACAGAAACtttccccccaaaaaacGGGTgctgatgttgatattgatattgctACTAATATCGGAAAATAAACGCATGCATATTAGAAATCCAAACGCACGAATACGAAAGCAAAGCACAGTAGTTCGTTCATTCAGTTCGATCCAGTGCAGTTCAACAGGTAGTTATTTAGTGAGTCGCCTTCCCAGTCCCGATATAACAGCATATATGATAAATCTCCAAAGAATGTCATTCCAGATCCCTCCCCTCCGTGCTCCATCAGGTTATTCCCTGCGCGCGCCGCGAATGCTGATAGGACGAAAACTTGAACGTGCCCGACGATACATAATGCGAGACGTCCCTGGCTCGAATCATATGGATACTGCGTTTCTGTTATTCCTCTTTCGGACGGCGCAGATGGAGAATTCCTTGTGTGTCCTTGCTCGGCTCGATTTATGGTGGACCCGAGACCAACTTCCGAGCTTCCTTAGCAGGTAGTAGCTGGGTAGGAATCTAATCCCTACTTTTTCATGTATGCCTGTTATACTTGGTATATTTGGTATATATAATGGTCTGGAGTGGAGGGAAAACCTAGTGTGCGAGAGGTTTATTTTTGCGGTAAGATAACAGAGAGTCTGTTATTGGTCTTTTCTTGTCGACATCCCTCAGAAGGACTGACATAACACTAATAAGTAGAACTACCGGCAAGGCATTTCTCGCCCGtgttcattttctttttacttCCAGATTGCCTTGGTAATTCAAAGCTGTTCATTGACTGCATGATGTATCAATCGATAGTCattattgaatcaattatgGAATCGTGGACAATAAACTGTCGACAGATTAGAATCAGATCATAAATTCAAGGGGTAACGAATCGCACAACACCCCCTCCCGCTTACTATGAAAAAGCTTAttgggggaaaaaaaaactcaaaactTAGATCATGATCATCATCGACACCAAGGACTGTCTTCTTAAAGTTGCCCTTTCCAGATCTTTGACAAGAGGTCCCATCCAAGTCGAATCTTAAAATCAGCGTGCAAAAGTGGGACAAACAATGTACACAAAGCACCTCGCAGCGGCAGTTACAATTACAGTAAGATCGACAATTCCAAACAGCATATCCAACGGTTTTCCACAATATTGATACAGAAAAAACACACAGCATGGGGGATATCCATGAAAGAACATACAGCTGCGTGGAACCCTCGAAttccaatataaaatatattattattgatcgTAAGCGATGAAGCTCCACCGAAATAGGTGTATCGGCGTAATTTGTTTTGAAAGTCATTCGGTACCTGGTACAAGGTCGGTTAACACGAGCGTGCAGTTTGAGAATCCAACTTTTTTCGCCAGCTCGGAGATCGCAGTCACATGTTTTCAAATTCCCTCACTgggtttctttctttcccatgAATCTAATCTTAAATCGCTCCACCCTGAGAATCGTTTAATTCATGGCCTACGGCGCTATACCCTCCTCAAGAGGACCAGCCCGAGGTCCGCATAAAATGTCAAATGTTACAGACTAGACCAACTTGCTGCTAGCTAGTAAGGGACCAGTGCCCCACCAACAGCTGTCAAGGCTGTTTTTGAGGGGTTGCTTAAGCTTGCTGTTGTGCTGTCTTTAAAGTTTCCTGTGATATCAATTGTGAATCTCCCATAGTTTTTCCATTTGTACCAGAATTCATCACATTGTGCTATTCACGAGAAAACAACGCAAATTagatacatatacatatacacatacacatcatGTCTGAAATCATTATCAAAGATGCAGATTTATCCAGTCTCAAAGGCAAGGTTGTAATTGTGACAGGTACGTACATCCATCACATATGAATGCGACGTAGACGAGTTCCCACATCTGCGTACCTTACATCTATTCCTCACAACCCCTCATACTCACGTCAAACCCCTCATTCTAGGTGGTTCCTCGGGAATCGGTCTCGCAACCATCGACCTCCTTTTGTCTCTCGGTGCCTCCGTCGTCAGCGCAGACATCAACCCTCCACCTACTTCAGTTTCTTCCCCCTCCTTCTTATTTGTCCAAACAAACGTGGCAATCTGGTCTTCCCTCGCTGCTCTCTTCAAAGCCGCCGTTGAAAAATTCTCCCACATCGACTACGTATTCGCCAATGCCGGAATCGGTCCACGAGGAAACTATTTAGCTCTCGACGCTGACGAGAATGGAGATCTCAAGGAGCCAGTCCATGAGGTCTTGGAAGTAAACTTCAAGAGTGTAGTCAACACCGCTTGTTTAGCAATCCACTACTTGAAGCAAAATGCCCAGGGTGGAAACATCGTACTCATGGGATCGAGTACTGGATTACAGCCTTTGAGAGCACCCGATTATTGTAAGATAATTTCCCTTCTCCCAATTCGCCAAAATTGAAAAGCAAGCTAACAAACCCAAAGCCGCTGCCAAGGCAGGAGTTCTCGGTTTCGGCCGCTCAATCCAACGATCCATCAAAGCAGCAAAACTCCCCATCCGAGTCAACACTCTGGCACCATCCTGGACTTCTACCCAGGTTTTGCCTGATCTCGATGGTATCATGGCTGCCATTTCCCACAAGGCACAATCTTGTGATGTTGTAGCTAGAAGCGCAGCATTCTTGATGACTACAACCGATAGAGAAGGAGATATCTTATATGTATCTGACGGACGTATCACAGAGATCGAACAGAGTATCTTGGCACCCGCTTATGCGACCATCAAGGGTGATGGACCAAGTGATGACGAGATTTTGGAGCGAATTTTTGGCTTGGGTGCATAAGGGATGATTTAAAGGGGTGCGATTGGCGTGAATGATTCGGATGTTTAGCATGTCAGCAATTGGCATCGATGTTTTGGCTTGTTTGGATGAAGCGATACCATATTTATGTACTCAAGTATGTATGCATTAGTtatgaaagaaatttgagCTATTCATGACTATTCTCatatttccatctccttGAACCGCCATGCACTGATACTTCAACTCATACTTCTCTATGAATGTACAGCACTGAAAATACATCGGCGATTATCTTCTCTATCTAACTGCCGATAATGAAGTAAGTACCGTTCGAGTTATTCATCGGCACCTGAGACGAACGTTGACGGATCCAGATCCTTACACTCGCACGGTCAGACAATTGTCAATCATAGCCAATTTGCATTCGCTCCAAACCATCTCCACAGAAGCTTGAATTTCGCGATCGAAAGCATGGAAACTCGAGCCTAGCTTCTCGAACACATGTTTCCCTAGGAGCAATCCGAGAGAAGTCCAAGAACGGATGTACCCCCTTACACTTACCCATCTACGAATGTACTGCTTACGTACGGAGAGATTTCACAATGTTTCACCTCCCCGGTATTTGCAATGATCACACAGCACATTTCCCAATTGGGTCGAACTCATCCGCGCCGAAGTGCCACTCGGAGGAGACAAGTCCGACATCCttgattcatcattctcTAGCGTCGTGAGCGGGTAGACCAGCCTCGCAGTCCCGGTAGATTAATTTTTGCATTTTAGCGAGCTACAGCCTAGAGAACAAACGCATGTGCAAttttcctcccctccctGCCATTTCTCTTCTGCGAAATTGATCCTGTCGAGATCGGATATAAGAACCGACATGGATTTCCAAAATGGGATGTGCAAGTGACAAGACCTCGTCTCCATGCATGAGTGAGGCagagaataaaaaagaaCGAAAATTTATGTACTCCAAGAACCCTAGAAAAAGAACAGAACTTTGTCACTAATGCTTgggaattggattggataaCCTTGACTTACTATACTTGTGCCTCGTGCAACCAGAACGAACCAAGCAAGTTCCAAGAGGAAGATAATGCTCAGTTCACCATAGATGGTGCCAAGCAACTCCATCACCTAAAAAACCTCGATTAGTCATCTTATAGTCTACCATCTTGTGATATACGCTTCCAGCTTCAGGGTTACATGTATTCCAACAGAACGAGTAGTAAATTAAGTTAAATCAAAATCCGACACCCTGCGCGGAGATAATTTGGACTTCCAATACCAGCCACTCTTTCTTCAGCCTCAAAACTCTAAATCTCTAAATCTCCGGTTCTCTGGCGGCATTTCTGTGTCAAAACTTTGTAAAAAAGTAAGTTTAAAGAAGCACATTCTAGcacttccttcccttccattTTGTATCTTCCCCAGAAAACTGAAATCGATAAGTGTCTATGTATATCTTTCTTTCAGTGTGTAGAAGATGTTCTCACTAGTCCCTACATCTCTCAATCACATAGGTTCCCAACTGCCTCTCTCATTTGTCGATCCCTTCATTAATTCCCCTGTACTCCAAAGAGACCAAGATCAGGAGATTTTACTACTGGGTGTCTATAAAAAGGGTAGAGATCGACCTCTTGCATGAAGAGAGCACTGCATTATTTGGAAAGCTTTGATTAGACTTGATACCGGCAGTTCTGGGGCGCGATTAATACTAGCTCACACAGAGATTGTATCCATACTCATATCCAAACGCATTTCCATAGCCGTCAATAATCTCTCCTATCCAATACTTAGTATTTGAATTGTCCATGCGTACATCAGCTGCGCTGACCGACCTTCATCTAACAACATTCAAACTTCCCATGATACAGATCAACAGATCTCATACCGGACTCTTTCATTCTTGGAATCAAGCTTGATCCGGCATCTTGAAGgagatgatattcaaatctattcaaagatttaatgaaattcgaGGTATAGAAGATACTACAGAGCAAGAGGGAAATCAACACAAGACTAAtcaagatgaatgaataccCATCACGTATACAATATCAGAACATAGTAGACAGACCGATGAAGAACTCAATAGTAATCTATAATATACAATCTATCTGTGTATCGTATCTACTTTGCCATTGATAACATTCATGATCTACCTTTCGTCCTAATCTGTTTCTCCAACTCCTCAATCTCTTTTTGAGccttttcctcctctgcCTTGATCGCCTCcaacttcaaatcttcaatcctcTTCTGTTCCCTTGCAAGTTGGTCCGGTCTTCTGATCGCGATATCCTTTGGTTTGTAATCACTGAAAAGAGCTTTGAGTACCTTTTCAATAACAAAACAAGCAAGATAATCCACAATCATCGTAGTTGTCATAACTACTTTGAAATCATATGAGAATGGAAccaatttcatcttctcattaACCTCAGGGATGAATTCAGTCGAGCAGGAGAAAGCAATTGCGGATACACCAATGATACCGTAGTACATTCCTTTGTTTTCGGAGATGGCTTCACGGAATGGACGTCCTTGATAATTGATTGCGAATGTGGAAATTTGTTGAattagttgaagaagatagaCAGCGCTGTTCAGGAGAGATGGAGCGAACTCTCCTTCGAGATCAATGTCTGGGTCACGTCTAATAAAGTATTAGTACTTGTCGTACGGGTGACAATAAGGAAAGGATTTAACTTACGGAGCAATTTTATCGCAGAAACGGGCAATGTAGATAAGTGTAACGATATGAACTGCGAATTGTCCAAGAATAGATCCAATGATGTagaagttgaagatgttTGGCTGTGGTCTTTCTTTGGATAGACCTTCCACGGACTTAGCCCGGGAAATCGACAAAAAGCAAACACTCATAAGCATTCCACTAATCGTTACTTGTCCATCACCAAATTTAATACCTTCGAGATACAACACACTTAGACTGTAGGCGCTGATGAGACAATTCAAAGCGAGAATTTTGTACATTTGAATAGTTGCAACAAGTGTACAACGACCTTGGCGAATGATGTTGGGGATGGCAATGACATTGCTCAGTTTACTGGTGAATGGGGCAGCGACGGATGCATCACCAAGCTTGATTGTAGGTGGCTCATCGTCATCCATTTCTGCCTCCATCAGACTTTGAGTCATTTTATCAGCAAGACTAGCTGCTTTCTTCTGTGCATCGTTCAAAGTCGGCTTGTTTTGCTGACCATTAATCAATGCTTGAGCGCCAGGCGAAGTAATCGTTTCCACTTCATcagttttatttttgttggCAGCTGTCTCCATAAGAGCCACAGAAATACCCTTCTTATCAGCTTCCCGTTGGATAGCTTTATCGTAGTGTGGATTTTTAGGTCCTGGTGGATACAAATGTGCAATCAATATGGGTACCGGAGGAGTTGGCTGGTTGAATCGTGTCATCATTTGGCATTGCTTCTCGTAAAGctctttcattttgttgtTTCTGAAATGTTCGGCAATTTTGTTGAGATCCTCTTGCGAGCCATTGAGTAACGCAATACCAATATGAGCTTGCTTCAAGGCTCCGACGTCATTTGTACCATCACCAGCCATAAGAGTATGATAACCAAGATCTCTCAAGCCGGTAagaatctcttctttttgttttggagaaACGCGAGCATATACCCATGCGTAACGGTAGATGGTAGAAAGTGCAGATTGGTCCTTGAATTTAGACAGAGCGTAACCAGTGACACACAAGTCATTTTTCTCGATAATTTCCTTGTCAATAGGCTTGGAAGGATCAACAGGAATGCTGATACTGTCATCAACACTTCTCCATACAAGTTTTTCCCCTGAATCATCGTGTTCTGGCGCATCAAGAATGAGAACATCTCTGTCCACAATTTCAACTTCTCTGGCAACATGGATGGCGGTTAAAGGATTGTCACCAGTGATCATAACGACACGGTGACTACTTTCATTGAGCATTTGTACAGCCTTCTTTGCATCATCCTTGAGAGGGCAATGTAGGACCAAGAAACCAGCGAAGTGTAATTCGCTCTCTACTTCTTCCCGCTTGAGATCATTGATTTTGCCAGAGCCAAGTTCAGACtcggtagatagatatttataaGCCAAAGCGAGAACACGCGACCCTTTCCTGGTAAAGTATTTGTAGGTTTCTTCGTAATCCGCGGGAACCTTAACCAACATTTTCATGATAGTTTCCGGAGCTCCCTTGACACCAACAAAAGTAGAGCGGATCTTCTTACCAGTTTGGGTATTGAGAGCGGTCAATGAGGCGACAGAGCTTTGACGTTTAAGGGCAGACGAGAATTGGAAACGACGTTTGATTTGAACCGAAGATGAGGGTGCACCGGTTTGAACCTTGCTAGACAAAATATCATTTCGCCCAAGTGTCCAGCCCAACGAAGTCAGTGTAGCTTTCTCCATAGGATCTCCAACAATGTCACCCTCATCCAATTTGACAAGG
This genomic interval carries:
- the Bcspf1 gene encoding Bcspf1, which translates into the protein MAPLVDNPMIASATLHNPLPLWLHTYIWPFAIIWPVFFRYYLSQDLYDQHIGGQEWTFVWCGTIITAQSLVWLSTHWNINLRSLFTSTSAKSVSTAQLIKVHPITNAGSADFCKIDRDNAGGKSNVSFLFQKRRFLYDAAKNSFAPLTYSIDQEPKPLLEAYQKSRGIDSASELSRIHQHYGDNTFDIPVPTFSELFKEHAVAPFFVFQIFCVGLWMLDDYWYYSLFTLVMLVGFESTVVWQRQRTLTEFRGMSIKPYDIFVYRLNKWEETQSDKLLPGDLVSVGRTKEDSGVACDMILVEGSAIVNEAMLSGESTPLLKDSVQLRPSDAVLEPEGLDKNAFLYGGTKVLQITHGNTDEERPKIASGVPSPPDNGAMAIVVKTGFETSQGSLVRTMIYSTERVSANNAEALFFILFLLIFAIAASWYVWDEGVRKDRKRSKLLLDCVLIVTSVVPPELPMELSLAVNTSLAALSRYAIYCTEPFRIPFAGRVDVACFDKTGTLTGEDLVVEGIAGLGLGHSGIDTPRENDGAHSHITPVLQASLETTYVLATAHALVKLDEGDIVGDPMEKATLTSLGWTLGRNDILSSKVQTGAPSSSVQIKRRFQFSSALKRQSSVASLTALNTQTGKKIRSTFVGVKGAPETIMKMLVKVPADYEETYKYFTRKGSRVLALAYKYLSTESELGSGKINDLKREEVESELHFAGFLVLHCPLKDDAKKAVQMLNESSHRVVMITGDNPLTAIHVAREVEIVDRDVLILDAPEHDDSGEKLVWRSVDDSISIPVDPSKPIDKEIIEKNDLCVTGYALSKFKDQSALSTIYRYAWVYARVSPKQKEEILTGLRDLGYHTLMAGDGTNDVGALKQAHIGIALLNGSQEDLNKIAEHFRNNKMKELYEKQCQMMTRFNQPTPPVPILIAHLYPPGPKNPHYDKAIQREADKKGISVALMETAANKNKTDEVETITSPGAQALINGQQNKPTLNDAQKKAASLADKMTQSLMEAEMDDDEPPTIKLGDASVAAPFTSKLSNVIAIPNIIRQGRCTLVATIQMYKILALNCLISAYSLSVLYLEGIKFGDGQVTISGMLMSVCFLSISRAKSVEGLSKERPQPNIFNFYIIGSILGQFAVHIVTLIYIARFCDKIAPRDPDIDLEGEFAPSLLNSAVYLLQLIQQISTFAINYQGRPFREAISENKGMYYGIIGVSAIAFSCSTEFIPEVNEKMKLVPFSYDFKVVMTTTMIVDYLACFVIEKVLKALFSDYKPKDIAIRRPDQLAREQKRIEDLKLEAIKAEEEKAQKEIEELEKQIRTKGRS